In Phormidium yuhuli AB48, one genomic interval encodes:
- a CDS encoding tetratricopeptide repeat protein — protein MVTRTVMAWVLGLSLLLIPQGCGMIGTVDELFEQGNAAQSDGRYEDAEQTWRRVLEIEPNNAKAYRHLGIALYDQGKLDEAIAAYHRALELNPDFARAYNSLGVALSEQGKLDEAIAAYHRALELPDEQSITASVHTLAHNNLGVALSKQGKLDEAIAAYHRALQLDPNYANAYNNLGIALSEQGKLDEAIAAYKRAIELDPESANAYNNLGIALSEQGEFDEAIAAYNRVLELNPESAGAYYNLGNALRDQGKLNSAIAAYRTALTLPKDTTTTPASAHTLAHTALGYALQQQGNLQEAIRQYQRAIQLDPEFSQARTNLREAQRLLNLEDNPLPDDLEERFPSLEENPYFPLQRSVVLILTETSSGSEQGTGWVIQRDGDITLIVTNRHVVSDGNSQRPSDSIQIELYSQNDPEHRLRFPARIRDITAPNDPLDLAILEVRNLPDDIEPLPLASSPAPMLGDILIIGHPFTGNPWTMESGRVANIVADPRQQNLQIGGATLAVGNSGSPVIYNDEVVGLLVTIGDELGSSPPRGQGNSIGGFGFAYPLNILQNQLQAWGIPAN, from the coding sequence ATGGTGACGCGCACAGTAATGGCATGGGTGTTGGGCTTGTCTCTCCTGCTGATTCCTCAAGGTTGTGGGATGATAGGAACGGTAGATGAGTTGTTTGAGCAAGGAAATGCGGCTCAGAGTGACGGGAGATATGAGGATGCCGAACAGACGTGGCGTCGAGTGTTGGAGATTGAACCCAATAATGCTAAAGCTTACAGGCATCTCGGGATTGCTCTATATGACCAAGGAAAGCTAGATGAGGCGATCGCAGCTTACCATCGCGCTCTGGAACTTAACCCAGATTTTGCTAGGGCTTATAACAGTCTCGGAGTGGCCCTATCTGAGCAAGGAAAGCTAGATGAGGCGATCGCAGCTTACCATCGCGCTCTGGAACTTCCCGACGAACAATCAATAACTGCCAGTGTCCATACCTTAGCCCATAATAATCTCGGAGTCGCGCTATCTAAGCAAGGAAAGCTAGATGAGGCAATCGCAGCTTACCATCGCGCTTTACAACTTGACCCGAATTATGCCAATGCTTACAACAATCTTGGAATTGCCCTGAGTGAGCAAGGGAAATTAGATGAAGCCATCGCCGCCTACAAGCGAGCCATTGAACTCGATCCTGAGTCTGCTAACGCTTACAACAATCTCGGAATTGCCCTGAGTGAGCAAGGAGAGTTCGATGAAGCCATCGCCGCCTACAACCGGGTCCTTGAACTCAATCCCGAGTCTGCTGGGGCTTACTACAATCTCGGAAATGCCCTGAGAGACCAAGGGAAACTCAACTCAGCCATCGCTGCTTACCGCACCGCCCTGACACTCCCCAAAGACACAACCACGACACCCGCAAGCGCCCATACCCTCGCCCATACGGCACTCGGCTACGCCCTACAACAACAAGGAAACCTCCAAGAAGCCATCCGCCAATACCAACGTGCCATCCAACTTGACCCAGAATTTTCCCAAGCCCGAACCAACCTGCGAGAAGCGCAACGTCTCCTGAACCTGGAGGACAACCCTCTCCCCGACGACCTCGAAGAACGTTTCCCCAGCCTAGAGGAAAACCCCTACTTTCCCCTGCAACGGTCAGTTGTCCTCATCCTCACCGAAACCTCCAGCGGTTCCGAACAGGGAACCGGCTGGGTCATCCAACGGGACGGAGACATCACCCTAATCGTCACCAATCGCCATGTCGTCTCCGACGGAAACAGTCAACGCCCCAGTGACTCCATTCAAATCGAACTCTATAGCCAAAACGACCCCGAACATCGATTGCGCTTCCCCGCCCGTATCCGTGACATCACCGCCCCCAATGACCCCTTAGACTTAGCCATCTTAGAAGTCCGTAATCTCCCCGACGACATCGAACCCCTGCCCCTCGCCAGTTCTCCAGCCCCCATGCTGGGAGACATCCTCATTATCGGTCATCCCTTCACCGGCAATCCCTGGACCATGGAAAGCGGTCGAGTTGCCAATATCGTCGCTGACCCAAGACAACAAAACCTGCAAATTGGCGGCGCTACTCTCGCCGTCGGTAACTCCGGCAGTCCCGTCATTTATAATGATGAAGTCGTCGGCTTGCTCGTGACCATTGGTGACGAACTCGGCTCCTCTCCCCCCAGGGGTCAAGGAAACTCCATTGGCGGCTTTGGCTTTGCCTATCCTCTCAACATTCTCCAGAACCAATTACAAGCCTGGGGTATCCCGGCCAACTAA
- the recG gene encoding ATP-dependent DNA helicase RecG, whose product MALSPSVQNAPDWERLQKALSVEAERGFSDLVGREFRFHEFLERQFQDPPARLATSDRQRWQNLAAEFGKYPTLTLAQRQHLVAESRRVLLHSQRSLEMRSRSVREPLSRRQPPTVDLRAQVPPAQLRLDQPLSEVRQIGRRGGDRLARLGLYRVQDLLEYFPRDRIDYARQVPIAQLEPGETVTVVAQIQSATFFNSSKNKKLSIFQLTLKDPTGRLKISRFYPGNRYSSSRWQHSHKSQYPRGAMVAASGLVKKNKYGITLENPDLEVLEHADAPIESLSVGRVLPVYALTDGVTADLVRKSVLAVLPASEQIPEPLPKKLREKYDLLDRPRAIANIHFPPDTDILELARRRLVFDEFFYLQLGLLKRRHELKQAGELQLASSQAQRLTIQGQLIEQFYHLLPFDLTHAQTRVIQEILGDLDKTSPMNRLVQGDVGAGKTVVAVVAILAAIQSGYQAALMAPTEVLAEQHYRKLVDWLNLLQLPVELLTGSTKTRKRRQIHSQLETGELPVLVGTHALIQDPVNFHRLGLVVIDEQHRFGVQQRAKLQQKGSNGICHVLSMTATPIPRTLALTLHGDLDVSQIDELPPGRKPIQTTVLAGKERLEAYDLIRRQVAMGHQAYVVLPLVEESEKLDLKSAVEEYERLQEVFPDFRVGLLHGRMSSGEKDAAIAAFHGHETQILVSTTVVEVGVDVPNATVMLIENAERFGLSQLHQLRGRVGRGGDRAYCILMTHPKASPDAKQRLEVLESSQDGFLIAEMDMQLRGPGQMLGTRQSGLPDFVLASLVDDREVLMLARDAAERVIRKDPTLERYPRMKAELEIRFERMLGGAILQ is encoded by the coding sequence ATGGCCCTATCTCCATCTGTTCAAAATGCTCCCGATTGGGAGCGATTGCAAAAGGCGCTCAGTGTAGAAGCTGAGCGCGGTTTTTCGGATCTGGTGGGGCGAGAGTTTCGCTTTCATGAGTTTCTGGAACGTCAGTTTCAGGACCCACCGGCCCGGTTGGCGACGAGCGATCGCCAACGTTGGCAAAATCTGGCGGCGGAGTTTGGTAAATACCCGACTCTGACGCTGGCCCAACGTCAGCATCTGGTGGCGGAGTCGCGACGGGTGTTGTTGCATAGTCAGCGGTCTCTGGAGATGCGATCGCGCTCGGTGCGAGAACCCCTCAGCCGCCGCCAACCCCCCACGGTGGACCTACGGGCCCAAGTTCCGCCGGCCCAGCTGAGGTTGGATCAGCCTCTGAGTGAGGTGCGTCAGATTGGCCGCCGGGGGGGCGATCGTCTGGCCCGCTTGGGACTCTATCGGGTTCAGGATTTGTTGGAGTATTTTCCCCGCGATCGCATTGATTATGCTCGTCAAGTTCCGATTGCTCAATTGGAACCGGGAGAGACGGTCACGGTTGTGGCTCAAATTCAAAGTGCGACGTTTTTTAATAGTTCTAAAAATAAGAAACTTAGCATCTTTCAGTTAACCTTAAAAGACCCAACCGGACGCTTAAAAATTAGTCGTTTTTATCCTGGAAATCGCTACAGTTCCAGTCGCTGGCAACATTCCCATAAGTCCCAATACCCGCGCGGGGCAATGGTTGCCGCCTCTGGATTGGTCAAGAAAAATAAGTATGGGATTACCCTAGAAAATCCTGATTTAGAAGTATTAGAACACGCCGACGCGCCCATTGAATCTTTGTCGGTGGGGCGGGTGTTGCCGGTGTATGCCTTAACCGATGGAGTCACCGCTGACTTGGTGCGAAAATCGGTGTTAGCGGTGCTTCCGGCCAGTGAGCAAATCCCCGAACCCCTGCCCAAGAAATTGCGAGAAAAGTATGATTTGTTGGACCGGCCGAGGGCGATCGCCAATATCCATTTTCCCCCGGATACAGATATCTTAGAATTAGCCCGTCGTCGCCTCGTCTTTGACGAGTTCTTCTACCTACAACTGGGCCTCCTCAAACGTCGCCATGAACTCAAACAAGCCGGGGAACTGCAACTGGCCAGCAGCCAGGCCCAACGACTCACCATTCAAGGACAACTCATCGAGCAATTTTATCACCTACTTCCCTTTGACCTCACCCACGCCCAAACCCGGGTGATTCAAGAAATCCTCGGCGACCTGGACAAAACCTCCCCGATGAATCGTCTCGTCCAGGGGGATGTAGGGGCCGGTAAAACCGTTGTGGCGGTGGTAGCGATACTGGCGGCCATCCAATCCGGCTATCAAGCGGCCTTAATGGCCCCCACCGAAGTCTTAGCGGAACAGCATTATCGCAAATTAGTCGACTGGCTGAATCTACTCCAGCTTCCCGTGGAATTACTAACCGGGTCCACCAAAACCCGCAAACGGCGACAAATCCACAGTCAACTGGAAACTGGGGAACTTCCGGTGTTGGTGGGAACCCACGCTTTAATTCAGGACCCCGTCAACTTCCACCGTTTGGGGTTAGTGGTGATTGACGAACAACATCGCTTTGGGGTTCAGCAGCGGGCCAAGTTGCAACAGAAGGGGAGTAATGGGATTTGTCATGTCCTCTCCATGACCGCCACCCCCATTCCTCGGACCTTGGCGTTGACGTTACATGGGGATTTAGATGTGAGTCAAATTGATGAATTACCCCCCGGCCGCAAACCGATTCAAACGACGGTTTTGGCGGGGAAAGAACGGTTAGAGGCGTATGATTTGATTCGCCGTCAAGTGGCGATGGGACATCAGGCTTATGTGGTGTTACCGTTGGTGGAGGAATCGGAGAAGTTAGACCTCAAGTCAGCGGTGGAGGAGTATGAACGGTTGCAAGAGGTGTTCCCTGATTTTCGGGTAGGATTGCTGCATGGCCGGATGAGTTCAGGGGAGAAGGATGCGGCGATTGCGGCGTTTCATGGTCATGAGACTCAGATTTTAGTCTCGACGACGGTGGTGGAGGTGGGGGTGGATGTTCCCAATGCGACGGTGATGTTGATTGAGAATGCGGAACGTTTTGGCTTGTCGCAGTTGCATCAATTACGGGGTCGGGTTGGCCGAGGGGGCGATCGGGCGTACTGTATATTAATGACTCATCCGAAGGCCTCGCCGGATGCGAAACAGCGGTTAGAGGTCTTGGAGTCGTCTCAAGATGGCTTTTTGATTGCTGAGATGGATATGCAGCTTCGGGGTCCGGGTCAGATGTTAGGAACTCGCCAGTCGGGGTTACCGGATTTTGTTTTAGCCAGTCTGGTGGATGACCGAGAGGTGTTAATGTTGGCCCGGGATGCGGCGGAACGGGTGATTCGCAAAGACCCCACGTTAGAACGATATCCCCGCATGAAGGCGGAGTTAGAGATACGGTTTGAGCGAATGTTAGGTGGTGCTATATTGCAATAG
- the def gene encoding peptide deformylase, which produces MSTSAPLLVEKTKLERPPLEIHTLGDRVLRQPAKRVARVDETVRGLAREMLQSMYTADGIGLAAPQVGIAKQMLVVDCALDDPSTPPLVLINPVIQAYSREVALGQEGCLSIPGVYMDVKRPQVIEVSYKDELGRPQRRRFSGLPARVIQHEMDHLNGVMFVDRVDDQLLLTEELSKYGFSVKSVRRVKA; this is translated from the coding sequence ATGTCAACTTCAGCACCTCTTCTGGTTGAAAAAACGAAATTAGAGCGCCCTCCTCTGGAAATTCACACTCTGGGCGATCGCGTCTTGCGCCAACCGGCTAAGCGAGTGGCCCGGGTGGATGAGACGGTCCGGGGTCTGGCTCGTGAGATGCTACAAAGTATGTATACTGCTGATGGCATTGGCTTGGCTGCGCCTCAGGTGGGGATTGCTAAACAAATGCTGGTGGTGGATTGTGCGCTGGATGACCCCAGTACGCCGCCGCTGGTCCTGATTAACCCGGTGATTCAAGCCTACAGTCGTGAGGTGGCGTTGGGCCAGGAAGGCTGTTTGAGTATTCCTGGGGTGTATATGGATGTGAAACGGCCTCAGGTGATTGAGGTGTCCTATAAGGATGAGTTGGGCCGTCCCCAACGTCGTCGCTTTAGTGGACTTCCGGCCCGAGTGATTCAGCATGAGATGGACCACCTGAATGGGGTGATGTTTGTCGATCGCGTGGATGACCAATTGCTGCTGACGGAGGAACTCTCGAAATATGGGTTCTCGGTCAAGTCGGTTCGTCGGGTTAAGGCTTAG